One Setaria italica strain Yugu1 chromosome I, Setaria_italica_v2.0, whole genome shotgun sequence DNA window includes the following coding sequences:
- the LOC101757997 gene encoding primary amine oxidase, which yields MDHSTSLLRFIFLSLGAALILLVVRSAFRLPRGIDTSTASLLDAAAAAGSGCTRFAPWGCRQANRMTKPKPPSHEDDVPRHPLDPLTIGEINRARELLRAHPPFASSPSSLFVHSLALDEPEKAVVLGWRKGDPLPPRHAVAVVRFRGEASVLAVDLAGSAVTPLPVPASGYPTMTMDEQVSLCFAPFADPKFNATIRRRGVRMSDVACLPISLGWYGPTEENRRLIKVQCFSAEGTANFYMRPIEGLTVLVDMDTSEVVHISDRGAGIPIPDAANTDYRLARHMQERQDAGLGYQKVRAPSMEPAPSGPGVELVDGHTVRWGGWELHLKADARAGMVVSRARVQDPGTGAHREVMYKGMASELFVPYMDPSEAWYFKTYMDAGEYGFGLQAMPLVPLNDCPRHAQYVDGVFVAADGRPYVRGNMICVFERYAGDVAWRHSESPITGMDIRESRPKVTLVARMVASVANYDYIMDWEFQMDGLVRIKVGLSGILMVKGTAYSHLSEASENEDMHGTLLSENVIGVIHDHYVTFRLDMDVDGTDNSFVRVEMARQETGPGESPRRSYLKATRHVAQTEKDAQVRLKLYQPEEFHVINPTKKTRVGNPVGYKVVPAGTAASLLDPEDPPQKRGAFTNNQIWVTPYNKSEEWAGGLFVYQSKGEDTLATWSERDRPIENRDLVLWYTLGFHHIPCQEDFPIMPTVSSSFDLKPVNFFESNPILKQRPTEDDDLPVCAAAAR from the exons ATGGATCACTCCACCTCCCTTCTCCGGTTCATCTTCCTCTCCCTCGGCGccgccctcatcctcctcgtggTCCGCtccgccttccgcctgccacgcgGCATCGACACGTCGACAGCCTCTCTcttggacgccgccgccgccgcgggcagcGGCTGCACCCGGTTCGCGCCGTGGGGGTGCCGCCAGGCCAACCGGATgacgaagccgaagccgccgtCACACGAGGACGACGTGCCGCGGCACCCGCTGGACCCGCTGACGATCGGTGAGATCAACCGCGCGCGCGAGCTCCTCCGCGCGCACCCGCCTTTCGCGTCGTCGCCGTCATCCCTGTTCGTGCACTCGCTGGCGCTTGACGAGCCGGAGAAGGCCGTCGTCCTGGGCTGGCGGAAGGGCGACCCGCTGCCTCCCCGCCACGCCGTGGCGGTCGTCCGGTTCCGCGGCGAGGCCTCCGTGCTCGCCGTTGACCTCGCCGGCAGCGCCGTGACCCCTCtccccgtccccgcctccgGGTACCCGACCATGACCATGGACGAGCAGGTGTCACTCTGCTTCGCGCCGTTCGCTGACCCCAAGTTCAACGCCACcatccggcggcgcggcgtccgGATGTCCGACGTCGCGTGCCTGCCCATCTCCCTCGGGTGGTACGGCCCCACCGAGGAGAACCGCCGGCTGATCAAGGTTCAGTGCTTCTCCGCCGAGGGCACGGCCAACTTCTACATGCGCCCCATCGAGGGCCTCACCGTGCTGGTCGACATGGACACGAGTGAGGTCGTCCACATCTCCGACCGCGGCGCCGGCATCCCGATCCCGGACGCCGCCAACACCGACTACCGCCTCGCACGCCACATGCAGGAACGACAAGATGCTGGCCTCGGGTACCAGAAGGTGCGCGCGCCGTCGATGGAGCCGGCGCCGTCGGGCCCAGGCGTCGAGCTGGTGGACGGGCACACGGTGCGGTGGGgcgggtgggagctccacctgAAGGCGGATGCGCGCGCCGGCATGGTGGTGTCGCGCGCGCGGGTGCAGGACCCGGGCACGGGCGCGCACCGGGAGGTGATGTACAAGGGCATGGCGTCGGAGCTGTTCGTGCCGTACATGGACCCCTCCGAGGCGTGGTACTTCAAGACGTACATGGACGCCGGCGAGTACGGCTTCGGGCTGCAGGCCATGCCGCTGGTGCCGCTCAACGACTGCCCGCGCCACGCGCAGTACGTCGACGGCGTCTTCGTGGCCGCCGACGGCCGGCCCTACGTGCGCGGGAACATGATCTGCGTCTTCGAGCGGTACGCCGGCGACGTCGCGTGGCGACACTCAGAGAGCCCCATCACCGGCATGGAC ATAAGGGAGTCGCGGCCGAAGGTGACGCTGGTGGCGCGGATGGTAGCGTCCGTCGCCAACTACGACTACATCATGGACTGGGAGTTCCAGATGGACGGCCTCGTCCGCATCAAG GTTGGGCTCAGCGGCATCCTCATGGTGAAGGGCACGGCCTACTCGCACCTAAGCGAGGCCAGCGAGAACGAGGACATGCACGGCACGCTCCTCTCCGAGAACGTCATCGGCGTCATCCACGATCACTACGTCACCTTCCGCCTCGACATGGACGTCGACGGCACCGACAACTCCTTCGTGCGCGTCGAGATGGCGCGCCAGGAGACCGGCCCCGGCGAGTCCCCCCGGAGGAGCTACCTCAAGGCCACCCGCCACGTCGCGCAGACCGAGAAGGATGCCCAGGTGCGCCTCAAGCTCTACCAGCCGGAGGAGTTCCACGTCATCAACCCGACCAAGAAGACGCGCGTCGGCAACCCCGTCGGTTACAAGGTCGTccccgccggcaccgccgccagcTTGCTCGACCCCGAGGATCCGCCGCAGAAGAGAGGCGCCTTCACAAACAATCAG ATATGGGTGACACCCTACAACAAGAGCGAGGAATGGGCAGGTGGTCTGTTCGTGTACCAGAGCAAAGGGGAGGACACGCTGGCCACTTGGTCCGAGAG GGACCGTCCGATCGAGAACAGGGATCTGGTGCTGTGGTACACTCTGGGATTCCACCACATCCCCTGCCAGGAGGACTTCCCCATCATGCCCACCGTGTCCTCCAGCTTCGACCTCAAGCCCGTCAACTTCTTCGAGAGCAACCCCATCCTCAAGCAGCGGCCGACCGAGGACGACGACCTGCCGGtctgtgccgccgccgctagatGA